Proteins encoded in a region of the Carassius auratus strain Wakin chromosome 21, ASM336829v1, whole genome shotgun sequence genome:
- the LOC113038782 gene encoding splicing factor, suppressor of white-apricot homolog isoform X2, translating into MKEGRYTPASEGKQDQKQESKSDNSNNDDDDDDDDDDDDDDDDDDDDDDGDGYLHPSLFASKKSSRLEEIMKPLQVIDPDHPLAALVRKVQQENNGAAAMATKSEEEHQSSMAVATQAEYTADPMYYGYCMLPDGTYCLAPPPPGIDASPYYTSLATGMMPAPPASSPPPPPGTTPLLNPVASIPSAPAAGPVTVSAPASAPLSLSGPATSPTSSSRPPQTAVAPTVPAAAAPVAAIIPPPPDIKPVIDKLAEYVARNGVKFESSVRAKNDPRFDFLQSWHQYNSYYEFKKHYFMQKEGLSMQEILGRKKGKME; encoded by the exons ATGAAGGAGGGCAGGTACACACCGGCATCAGAGGGCAAACAGGACCAGAAACAGG AATCAAAGTCTGACAATTCCAACAATGACgacgacgacgatgatgatgatgatgatgatgatgatgatgatgatgatgatgatgatgatgatggagatgGATACCTGCACCCGAGTTTGTTTGCATCCAAGAAGAGCTCTCGTCTGGAGGAAATAATGAAG CCTCTGCAGGTCATTGATCCAGATCACCCGTTAGCTGCGCTTGTTCGAAAAGTCCAACAGGAGAATAATGGCGCTGCAGCGATGGCGACCAAATCAGAAGAAGAGCATCAGTCGTCGATGGCAGTAGCCACACAGGCAGAATACACAGCTGACC CAATGTACTATGGGTACTGTATGCTGCCTGATGGAACGTACTGCCTTGCCCCGCCGCCTCCTGGGATTGATGCCAGCCCTTATTACACCTCGCTGGCCACTGGCATGATGCCGGCTCCTCCTGCATCtagtcctcctcctccccctggCACTACACCTTTGTTGAATCCTGTGGCTTCAATCCCATCAGCCCCCGCTGCAGGTCCAGTCACGGTGTCAGCTCCTGCGTCTGCTCCGCTCTCACTTTCTGGTCCGGCCACCTCTCCAACCTCCAG TTCTCGACCTCCTCAAACCGCCGTTGCACCCACGGTGCCGGCGGCTGCCGCCCCTGTCGCAGCCATCATCCCTCCTCCTCCCGACATCAAGCCTGTCATTGACAAACTAGCTGAGTATGTGGCCAGAAACGGGGTGAAATTTGAGAGCAGCGTGCGTGCCAAGAATGACCCGCG GTTTGACTTCCTGCAGTCCTGGCACCAGTACAACTCATATTATGAGTTCAAAAAGCACTACTTCATGCAGAAAGAAGGCCTGAGCATGCAGGAG ATTTTGGGAAGGAAGAAAGGTAAAATGGAATGA
- the LOC113038782 gene encoding splicing factor, suppressor of white-apricot homolog isoform X1, which produces MKEGRYTPASEGKQDQKQESKSDNSNNDDDDDDDDDDDDDDDDDDDDDDGDGYLHPSLFASKKSSRLEEIMKPLQVIDPDHPLAALVRKVQQENNGAAAMATKSEEEHQSSMAVATQAEYTADPMYYGYCMLPDGTYCLAPPPPGIDASPYYTSLATGMMPAPPASSPPPPPGTTPLLNPVASIPSAPAAGPVTVSAPASAPLSLSGPATSPTSSSRPPQTAVAPTVPAAAAPVAAIIPPPPDIKPVIDKLAEYVARNGVKFESSVRAKNDPRFDFLQSWHQYNSYYEFKKHYFMQKEGLSMQEGSLLYNSGGGGRTPNCSSDKQQNEGKLIKASFAPICFAIKSKENYLLPLEKNRVRLDDDSDEDGMKGEVQEGVELAIGLVEAATREPLPSTSIG; this is translated from the exons ATGAAGGAGGGCAGGTACACACCGGCATCAGAGGGCAAACAGGACCAGAAACAGG AATCAAAGTCTGACAATTCCAACAATGACgacgacgacgatgatgatgatgatgatgatgatgatgatgatgatgatgatgatgatgatgatggagatgGATACCTGCACCCGAGTTTGTTTGCATCCAAGAAGAGCTCTCGTCTGGAGGAAATAATGAAG CCTCTGCAGGTCATTGATCCAGATCACCCGTTAGCTGCGCTTGTTCGAAAAGTCCAACAGGAGAATAATGGCGCTGCAGCGATGGCGACCAAATCAGAAGAAGAGCATCAGTCGTCGATGGCAGTAGCCACACAGGCAGAATACACAGCTGACC CAATGTACTATGGGTACTGTATGCTGCCTGATGGAACGTACTGCCTTGCCCCGCCGCCTCCTGGGATTGATGCCAGCCCTTATTACACCTCGCTGGCCACTGGCATGATGCCGGCTCCTCCTGCATCtagtcctcctcctccccctggCACTACACCTTTGTTGAATCCTGTGGCTTCAATCCCATCAGCCCCCGCTGCAGGTCCAGTCACGGTGTCAGCTCCTGCGTCTGCTCCGCTCTCACTTTCTGGTCCGGCCACCTCTCCAACCTCCAG TTCTCGACCTCCTCAAACCGCCGTTGCACCCACGGTGCCGGCGGCTGCCGCCCCTGTCGCAGCCATCATCCCTCCTCCTCCCGACATCAAGCCTGTCATTGACAAACTAGCTGAGTATGTGGCCAGAAACGGGGTGAAATTTGAGAGCAGCGTGCGTGCCAAGAATGACCCGCG GTTTGACTTCCTGCAGTCCTGGCACCAGTACAACTCATATTATGAGTTCAAAAAGCACTACTTCATGCAGAAAGAAGGCCTGAGCATGCAGGAG GGTTCGCTGCTTTACAACAGTGGGGGGGGGGGCCGCACACCGAACTGCTCTTCTGACAAGCAGCAGAACGAGGGCAAGCTCATTAAAG CATCCTTTGCGCCCATCTGCTTCGCTATAAAGTCAAAAGAAAATTACCTTCTGCCTCTGGAGAAGAACCGTGTGCGACTGGATGACGACTCGGATGAGGATGGGATGAAGGGGGAGGTGCAAGAGGGAGTGGAGTTGGCGATAGGATTGGTCGAAGCAGCCACCAGAGAGCCACTCCCCTCAACCTCCATTGGCTGA